A genomic region of Danio aesculapii chromosome 21, fDanAes4.1, whole genome shotgun sequence contains the following coding sequences:
- the LOC130214140 gene encoding odorant receptor 131-2-like produces MSNLNGSTSNNTQSLMDQYAPMKAFLLVTPCVIFLYVNGVMIFTLRKKTVFQQTSRYILFGQMLWVDTLNLFMSVLLYLCAVSRILIMKNVCLLLLIAATSLYQVSTLNLSLMSLERYVAICFPLRHVEITSFERTHIAMGVICIIGMLQSLSETIIFYCIDTTNIAMNLFCSRTTLLRLQIYNKLDIAFTSMYFALSCFVIIFTYASIAAVAKTAACDKLSAKKANKTVLLHLIQLGLGASSILAGVIQEVIFVNTDLMTAINVMYFCFLVFIMFPKCLSPLIYGMRDQAFSCIFLYYFTFGKGGTVNPVIKKQHA; encoded by the coding sequence ATGTCTAATTTGAATGGATCTACATCTAACAACACTCAGAGTCTGATGGATCAATATGCACCAATGAAGGCATTTTTGCTTGTGACACCATGTGTTATTTTCCTTTATGTCAATGGAGTCATGATCTTCACTTTGAGGAAAAAGACTGTTTTCCAGCAGACATCTCGCTATATTCTGTTCGGTCAGATGCTTTGGGTCGATACTCTAAACCTTTTTATGAGTGTGTTGTTGTATTTATGTGCTGTCAGTAGGATTTTAATTATGAAGAATGTCTGTCTTCTTCTTCTCATTGCTGCAACATCTCTCTATCAGGTCTCTACTTTAAATCTGTCATTAATGTCACTGGAGAGATATGTGGCCATCTGTTTTCCTCTCAGACATGTGGAAATCACCAGTTTTGAAAGAACTCATATAGCTATGGGTGTTATTTGTATCATAGGTATGCTTCAATCTCTATCTGagactattattttttattgcattgaTACTACAAACATTGCAATGAATTTGTTCTGTTCAAGAACTACTCTTTTAAGGCTGCAGATCTACAATAAACTCGATATAGCTTTCACAAGCATGTATTTTGCTTTATCATGCTTTGTTATAATCTTTACCTATGCCTCTATAGCAGCTGTGGCTAAAACAGCTGCCTGTGATAAACTGTCAGCCAAAAAAGCTAATAAGACTGTTCTTCTGCATCTAATACAGCTGGGTCTTGGTGCATCATCCATCTTAGCTGGAGTTATCCAAGAAGTCATTTTTGTTAATACTGACTTAATGACAGCGATAAATGTGATGTATTTTTGCTTTTTAGTGTTTATAATGTTCCCCAAATGTCTAAGTCCTCTTATATATGGTATGAGAGACCAGGCTTTTAGTTGTATATTCttatattactttacatttgGTAAAGGTGGCACAGTTAATCCAGTTATCAAAAAGCAACACGCATAG